A window of Cucurbita pepo subsp. pepo cultivar mu-cu-16 chromosome LG06, ASM280686v2, whole genome shotgun sequence contains these coding sequences:
- the LOC111796688 gene encoding calcium-transporting ATPase 1-like yields MENYLNENFGEVKPKKTSEEALQRWRQLCWLVKNRKRRFRFTANLSKRFEADAIRRSNQEKFRVAVLVSQAALQFINGLDLSPDYVVPEEVRQAGFEICADEAGSIVDGHDVKKLKIHGGAEGIATKLGTSTETGIPTTDHLIKKRQHIYGINKFTESPPRGFWLFVWEALQDTTLMILAFCSVVSLFVGIVMEGWPKGAHDGLGIVASILLVVFVTATSDYRQSLQFMDLDREKKKINVQVTRNGLRQKISIYELLPGDIVHLAVGDQVPADGLFVSGYSLLINESSLTGESEPVNVSSQNPFLLSGTKVQDGSCKMVVTSVGMRTQWGKLMATLSEGGDDETPLQVKLNGVATIIGKIGLFFAVITFAVLVQGLFTRKLQEGSYLSWSGDEAMEVLEFFAVAVTIVVVAVPEGLPLAVTLSLAFAMKKMMNDKALVRNLAACETMGSATTICSDKTGTLTTNHMTVVKACICSKVKEVSNSSKCSDYRSELPDSAVDILLQSIFNNTGGEVVKNKDGKNEILGTPTESALLEFGLLLGGDFQEERQKSKIARVEPFNSVKKRMGVVLELPAGGFRAHSKGASEIVLASCDKVLDSNGEAIPLNEESTDFLKETIEEFAGEALRTLCLAYMDIEGDYKSESTIPASGYTCIGIVGIKDPVRPGVKESVAICKAAGITVRMVTGDNITTAKAIARECGILTDDGIAIEGPEFREKKEEELSEIVPKIQVMARSSPMDKHTLVKHLRTTFQEVVAVTGDGTNDAPALHEADIGLAMGIAGTEVAKESADVIILDDNFSTIATVAKWGRSVYINIQKFVQFQLTVNVVALLVNFSSACLTGNAPLTAVQLLWVNMIMDTLGALALATEPPTDDLMKRLPVGRKGNFISNVMWRNIIGQSLYQFVIIWYLQTRGQALFHLDGPDSGLILNTLIFNAFVFCQVFNEISSRDMEKINVFEGILKNYVFVVVLACTVLFQIIIIQYLGTFANTYPLNFQQWFVTVLFGFLGMPIAAALKMIPVGSD; encoded by the exons ATGGAAAATTATTTGAACGAGAATTTCGGTGAAGTAAAGCCGAAGAAAACGTCGGAAGAAGCGCTTCAGAGATGGAGGCAGCTTTGCTGGTTGGTGAAGAATCGGAAACGGAGGTTTCGATTTACTGCCAATCTATCTAAACGATTTGAGGCCGATGCTATTAGACGCTCCAATCAG GAGAAGTTTAGAGTTGCAGTTTTGGTTTCACAAGCAGCGCTTCAGTTCATCAATG GGTTGGATTTGTCTCCTGACTACGTTGTGCCTGAAGAGGTCAGGCAAGCAGGTTTTGAAATCTGTGCAGATGAAGCGGGCTCCATTGTTGATGGACATGACGTGAAGAAGCTGAAGATTCATGGGGGTGCTGAGGGTATTGCAACTAAGCTTGGCACATCAACGGAGACAGGCATTCCTACTACAGACCATTTGATCAAGAAAAGACAACACATTTATGGAATTAACAAATTCACCGAAAGCCCACCTCGAGGATTTTGGCTCTTTGTTTGGGAAGCTCTCCAGGATACGACCCTCATGATACTCGCTTTCTGTTCTGTTGTTTCCCTTTTTGTTGGCATAGTGATGGAAGGATGGCCAAAGGGTGCTCATGATGGGCTTGGCATTGTTGCGAGTATCTTGCTTGTTGTATTTGTCACTGCCACCAGTGACTATAGGCAATCGCTTCAGTTCATGGATTTGGAcagggaaaagaagaaaattaacgTTCAGGTTACCAGAAATGGGCTGAGACAAAAGATTTCTATATACGAACTTCTTCCTGGTGATATTGTTCATCTTGCCGTGGGTGATCAGGTACCAGCAGATGGACTTTTCGTTTCGGGGTATTCTCTTCTGATAAATGAATCTAGTTTAACAGGTGAGAGCGAACCTGTAAACGTAAGCTCTCAAAATCCTTTCCTCTTGTCCGGAACAAAGGTTCAGGATGGTTCGTGTAAGATGGTTGTGACTTCTGTTGGCATGAGAACCCAATGGGGCAAACTGATGGCCACTCTTAGTGAAGGTGGAGATGATGAGACTCCTTTGCAGGTAAAGCTCAATGGGGTGGCAACAATTATTGGTAAAATAGGCCTGTTTTTTGCTGTCATAACTTTCGCTGTATTGGTTCAAGGACTGTTCACTCGCAAGCTACAAGAAGGGTCTTACTTGAGCTGGTCCGGAGATGAAGCAATGGAAGTCTTGGAATTCTTTGCTGTCGCCGTAACCATTGTTGTGGTTGCAGTGCCTGAAGGGCTGCCTTTGGCAGTGACACTGAGCCTTGCTTTTGCCATGAAAAAGATGATGAACGACAAGGCACTTGTCAGGAACTTGGCTGCTTGTGAGACAATGGGATCAGCTACTACTATTTGTAGTGACAAAACTGGGACATTGACGACTAACCACATGACTGTTGTGAAAGCCTGCATATGCAGCAAGGTCAAGGAAGTTAGCAATTCTAGCAAATGTTCCGATTATCGTTCGGAGCTTCCCGATTCCGCTGTTGATATTTTACTACAATCAATATTTAACAACACTGGTGGAGAAGTCGTCAAGAACAAAGATGGCAAGAATGAGATACTTGGGACGCCCACGGAGTCTGCTCTACTGGAATTCGGCCTTCTGCTTGGTGGGGATTTCCAAGAAGAACGCCAAAAGTCAAAAATCGCGAGAGTCGAGCCCTTCAATTCTGTGAAGAAGCGAATGGGGGTTGTTTTGGAGCTCCCGGCCGGTGGCTTCCGCGCGCACAGCAAAGGCGCATCAGAGATAGTTTTAGCTTCATGCGATAAAGTTCTTGACTCCAACGGTGAAGCAATTCCTCTCAATGAAGAGTCCACCGACTTTTTGAAGGAAACCATCGAAGAATTTGCGGGTGAAGCTCTTCGAACTTTGTGCCTGGCTTATATGGACATTGAAGGCGATTACAAGTCTGAGAGTACGATTCCCGCTAGTGGCTACACGTGCATAGGAATTGTAGGTATCAAGGATCCCGTTCGTCCGGGTGTTAAGGAGTCCGTTGCAATTTGCAAGGCCGCCGGTATTACCGTACGGATGGTTACGGGAGATAACATCACCACCGCCAAAGCAATTGCCAGGGAATGTGGGATTTTGACTGACGATGGTATAGCAATTGAAGGTCCTGAATTCCGGGagaaaaaggaggaagaaTTGAGTGAAATAGTACCAAAAATTCAG GTTATGGCTCGATCTTCACCAATGGATAAACATACTCTTGTAAAGCACTTACGAACCACTTTTCAAGAAGTCGTTGCAGTTACAGGGGATGGAACAAATGATGCTCCGGCACTCCACGAAGCAGATATTGGATTAGCTATGGGCATTGCTGGAACTGAG GTTGCAAAAGAGAGTGCTGATGTAATAATTCTTGACGACAACTTCTCTACAATTGCTACTGTTGCTAAATGGGGTCGTTCAGTCTACATAAATATCCAAAAGTTTGTCCAGTTTCAGCTAACAGTGAACGTGGTTGCACTTCTTGTCAATTTTTCTTCAGCCTGTTTGACAG GAAATGCTCCCCTCACTGCTGTGCAACTGCTTTGGGTGAACATGATAATGGACACACTCGGAGCACTTGCATTGGCAACTGAGCCTCCTACTGATGACTTGATGAAGAGACTGCCAGTTGGTCGGAAAGGAAATTTCATTAGCAATGTGATGTGGAGAAATATAATAGGGCAGTCATTATATCAGTTTGTTATAATTTGGTATCTCCAAACAAGAGGACAGGCTCTTTTTCATCTTGATGGCCCCGACTCTGGATTGATATTGAATACACTGATTTTCAATGCATTCGTCTTTTGTCAG GTTTTCAATGAGATAAGCTCAAGAGACATGGAAAAGATAAATGTGTTTGAAGGAATATTGAAGAACTACGTGTTTGTGGTAGTGCTTGCTTGCACTGTCCTTTTCCAGATCATTATCATCCAATACCTGGGAACATTTGCGAACACCTATCCTCTTAACTTCCAGCAATGGTTTGTCACCGTGTTATTTGGATTTCTTGGCATGCCAATTGCAGCAGCTTTGAAGATGATTCCGGTAGGATCAGACTGA
- the LOC111796687 gene encoding cyclin-D5-2-like, with protein MDDNGGCLDEEIVDEGTFVDIGNRSPAEDDYVDTLLAKETSFGFGKDKSLVFGNWVKCARLEAIAWILKTRNVFGFSYQTAYLSVIYFDRYLSRRAITNEKVWAIRLLAVACLSLAAKMEELKAPALSQFAVDDFIFESKVIQRMELLVLNTLEWKMGSTTPFSFIPHFISKLTIESPPSCKVSEILELIWVMIRERSTENHRPSVVAAAAAILAAMADRLLTRKALELKMKSISQCRYLEVEEVVLCYNLMQELRLEKCREGAECLKSPTQMKSMDCSENSSVTSAIALKRKQLNFINFDEKCGVADGKRPR; from the exons ATGGATGATAATGGAGGCTGTTTGGACGAGGAGATTGTGGATGAAGGCACATTCGTTGACATTGGAAATCGAAGCCCAGCAGAGGATGATTATGTGGATACGTTACTTGCGAAGGAGACAAGTTTTGGGTTTGGGAAAGATAAATCTTTGGTGTTTGGGAACTGGGTCAAATGTGCCCGTTTGGAAGCAATTGCATGGATTCTCAAA ACCAGAAATGTGTTTGGATTCAGTTACCAGACGGCTTATCTTTCGGTGATATACTTCGATCGGTACCTTTCGCGGAGGGCCATTACT AACGAGAAGGTGTGGGCGATTAGGCTATTGGCAGTGGCTTGTCTGTCGTTGGCGGCGAAGATGGAAGAATTGAAGGCTCCAGCGCTGTCACAATTTGCAGTGGATGATTTCATCTTTGAAAGTAAGGTAATCCAAAGAATGGAGCTTTTGGTGTTGAACACATTGGAATGGAAGATGGGTTCAACCACTCCTTTCTCCTTCATTCCTCATTTCATATCTAAATTAACCATTGAATCCCCACCAAGCTGTAAGGTTTCTGAGATCCTCGAACTCATCTGGGTTATGATTAGAG AAAGAAGTACAGAGAACCATCGGCCTTCTGTAGTAGCAGCCGCCGCAGCCATTTTAGCAGCAATGGCTGACAGATTACTAACAAGGAAGGCCTTGGAGTTGAAGATGAAATCCATTTCGCAATGTAGATATCTTGAAGTA GAAGAGGTGGTTTTGTGTTACAATCTGATGCAAGAGCTCAGATTGGAAAAATGTAGAGAAGGAGCAGAGTGTTTGAAATCACCAACCCAAATGAAATCCATGGATTGTTCAGAGAATTCTTCAGTAACATCAGCGATTGccttgaaaagaaaacagcTAAACTTCATAAACTTCGATGAAAAGTGTGGTGTGGCTGATGGAAAGCGGCCCCGGTAG
- the LOC111797375 gene encoding increased DNA methylation 1-like — protein sequence MSNFTLASSHQNREISEDTSYDDNTDTDGDYSPTGTKPKKSRLFTVKHAPQAVVHWYMISLDKKIARKNSTVKEDALGHLLSMGWSIFYTQKKARQELRYKSPNGRVYISLRTACKACMDQGGAAGADHSRTVSKDSKPGKETSPPLKKPKDNLECVKSVQNCCNNKTPPWVTSRRNPRTALSYLISQGVISPGDRVYYDVSGKNYPLMAWGSVTNGGVVKCDCCSNVFTISHFEAHIGSTKHRPAANIFLEDGRSLLDCQRQLNQNQIQNETKTTEKKANNNNHAHSDTRCLDKNDCICSVCHFGGELMLCDLCPAAFHASCLGFEGIPPGDWFCSSCCCKICGQAAYDFGSVCSSDSSFVKCLQCEQNVHIGCVKSVRVLGDDSNQIDRETWFCTRKCEDIHMALQKLLWKQIQVGEEEDNLTWTLMKHCPDTMTENQRKKFNSAIGIMHESFRPVKDPITKSDLIEDVILSKRSETKRLNFEGFYTVVLERKNKVTTVATLRVYGDEVAEIPFVATRLKYRRHGMCRTMMNELEQRLVKMGVKRVTLPAAPEALNTWTGGFGFSKMTDSDRLELMKYTLLGFQHTVRCQKYFFKKIRIPNNLEWGPRKRLKQTGLEYDMSNVSIIGART from the coding sequence ATGTCCAACTTCACACTCGCTTCTTCTCATCAAAATCGGGAAATCTCTGAAGACACCAGCTACGACGACAATACCGACACTGACGGCGATTATTCCCCCACCGGAACTAAGCCGAAGAAATCTCGGCTGTTCACGGTGAAGCATGCGCCACAGGCGGTGGTCCATTGGTACATGATTTCTCTTGACAAGAAAATCGCTCGCAAGAACTCTACCGTCAAGGAGGATGCATTAGGGCATCTTTTGTCGATGGGATGGAGTATTTTCTACACTCAGAAAAAAGCCAGGCAGGAGTTGCGATACAAATCTCCTAATGGTAGGGTTTATATTTCTCTCAGAACCGCCTGCAAAGCCTGTATGGATCAAGGCGGCGCCGCAGGTGCCGATCATTCCCGAACTGTAAGTAAAGATTCAAAACCAGGAAAAGAAACTTCGCCCCCATTGAAGAAACCTAAAGATAACTTGGAATGCGTTAAATCAGTGCAAAATTGCTGCAACAATAAAACGCCGCCGTGGGTTACTTCACGGCGCAATCCACGAACAGCTCTGTCTTATTTGATCTCTCAGGGAGTAATTTCGCCAGGAGATAGAGTGTATTACGATGTATCAGGGAAGAACTATCCATTAATGGCTTGGGGATCGGTAACAAATGGAGGTGTTGTTAAATGCGACTGTTGCTCTAATGTGTTTACTATCAGCCATTTTGAGGCTCATATAGGTAGTACAAAGCATAGGCCGGCGGCCAACATCTTTTTGGAAGATGGGCGATCCCTATTGGACTGCCAAAGGCAATTGAATCAAAATCAGATTCAAAACGAGACAAAAACCACTGAGAAAAAAGCGAACAATAATAACCATGCGCATTCTGACACGCGCTGCCTGGACAAAAACGACTGCATCTGTTCCGTTTGTCATTTTGGGGGCGAGTTGATGCTGTGCGATCTGTGCCCTGCTGCTTTTCATGCCAGTTGCCTCGGTTTCGAAGGCATCCCACCTGGGGATTGGTTCTGCTCTTCATGCTGCTGCAAAATTTGTGGCCAAGCTGCATATGATTTTGGTTCGGTTTGCTCTTCCGATTCCTCTTTTGTCAAATGCCTTCAATGTGAGCAGAATGTTCATATTGGATGTGTAAAGAGCGTTCGAGTGCTTGGAGATGATTCAAATCAAATCGATAGAGAAACCTGGTTTTGCACCAGAAAATGCGAGGATATCCACATGGCTCTGCAGAAGCTTTTATGGAAACAAATCCAAGtcggtgaagaagaagataaccTTACATGGACATTAATGAAACATTGTCCAGATACGATGACTGAGAATCAGAGGAAGAAGTTCAATAGTGCTATTGGCATAATGCACGAGAGCTTTCGTCCTGTGAAGGACCCCATCACCAAAAGCGACCTCATAGAAGACGTTATTCTAAGCAAAAGATCAGAGACAAAACGCTTGAACTTTGAAGGGTTCTACACAGTGgttttggagagaaaaaacaaagtaaCCACGGTGGCAACACTGAGAGTGTATGGAGACGAAGTGGCTGAAATTCCTTTCGTTGCCACCCGATTGAAATACCGCAGACATGGAATGTGCCGCACAATGATGAACGAGCTGGAGCAACGGCTTGTGAAAATGGGAGTGAAGAGGGTGACATTACCTGCTGCTCCTGAGGCCCTCAACACTTGGACAGGCGGATTTGGGTTCTCCAAGATGACAGATTCCGATAGATTAGAGCTCATGAAGTACACACTCCTGGGTTTTCAGCACACAGTGAGATGCCAGAAGTATTTCTTCAAGAAGATCAGAATCCCAAATAATCTGGAATGGGGGCCAAGGAAGAGGCTGAAGCAAACTGGTTTAGAATATGATATGTCTAATGTTTCCATAATTGGAGCTCGCACTTGA
- the LOC111797376 gene encoding uncharacterized protein LOC111797376, with product MAHDLVSPNSTPKKSRNGLKTHNRDKKNPYSDRGLDKFSALLTDLEQKRKKIYSQTDPENIVMLRFAYKNSKECVPVVVKQKDKKEDKHTTDSEAMATRPQQNTRPTTHKHSDKKSSLRVRNLRRLSKPSYYITAMVILILFLLSVFGRSVTIMCTCIVWYLIPVLKQSSSKYRPTTRRKENVRISIPNKMEHPDGISAVSSPIRAHRKSW from the coding sequence ATGGCTCATGATTTAGTGTCCCCAAATTCCACCCCCAAAAAATCCAGAAATGGACTCAAAACCCACAACAGAGACAAGAAAAACCCCTACTCCGACCGCGGCCTCGACAAATTCTCTGCCCTTTTAACCGATCTCGaacagaaaaggaagaaaatttaCTCTCAAACCGACCCAGAAAACATCGTTATGCTCCGTTTTGCTTACAAGAATTCAAAGGAGTGCGTCCCTGTGGTGGTGAAACAGAAGGACAAGAAAGAAGACAAGCATACGACTGATTCAGAAGCCATGGCGACGAGGCCTCAACAGAACACACGACCGACAACCCACAAGCACTCTGACAAGAAGAGCTCCCTACGAGTGAGAAACTTGAGGAGATTGAGCAAACCATCTTATTATATTACAGCCATGGTGATCTTGATTCTGTTTCTGCTGAGTGTTTTTGGGAGATCGGTGACCATTATGTGCACTTGTATTGTTTGGTATTTGATCCCTGTTTTGAAACAGAGTTCCTCAAAGTACCGACCCACAACAAGGCGAAAGGAAAACGTAAGAATTTCGATTCCAAATAAAATGGAACACCCAGATGGAATCTCTGCTGTTTCTTCTCCAATTCGAGCTCATCGCAAAAGCTGGTAA
- the LOC111796716 gene encoding interferon-related developmental regulator 1-like yields MGRRKTQRKNSPAVDSDDDISVSSSSTTRSDRMSVVGIEDFQFDQDTILDQALDALYEKRGSTREKALASIIENLNNNLQHQFVEKKFATLLHQCLNSIKKGSSKEISLASRAIGLLALTVGEGDKAREILSESIPSISQALRSGSESSKISLLECLAVITFVGGNDMEEIERSLQLMWQVVIPKLGQNVVAARQSAAIITAMVSAWSFVLTTMDGLKLNSKDWQESISYLSSLLDKDDRSVRIAAGEALALLFEIGRLEKFSAEARGSTDGSALEGSKQRDWFIHIQGLKGKILNQVKGLSMEAGGKGSAKRDLNSQRNTFRDILEFFEDGYCPETSIKIGGDLLQTSTWTQLIQLNFLKHILGGGFVKHMQENVFLHDVFGFTPKKKFLLDSEHRISTTEKRMFKSPNSIANKARTQLLNKQRMLAESRNIGHYALNVGD; encoded by the exons ATGGGAAGAC GTAAAACTCAGCGAAAAAATTCTCCAGCGGTGGATAGTGATGATGATATTAGTGTGAGTTCTTCATCGACTACGCGGTCTGATCGTATGTCTGTTGTAGGGATTGAGGATTTTCAATTTGACCAAGATACTATACTTGATCAAGCTCTTGATGCTTTATATGAGAAGAG GGGTTCCACAAGAGAGAAAGCGCTGGCATCAATCATAGAAAATCTCAACAACAATTTGCAACATCAATTTGTGGAAAAGAA ATTTGCTACTCTGCTTCATCAATGTCTGAATTCTATCAAAAAGGGTTCCAGCAAGGAAATATCCTTGGCTTCTCGTGCAATTG GATTATTAGCTTTAACAGTGGGTGAGGGTGACAAAGCTCGGGAAATATTGTCAGAATCAATTCCCTCAATTTCTCAAGCTCTTAGATCTGGATCAGAGTCCTCAAAGATATCG CTGCTCGAATGCTTGGCAGTTATCACTTTTGTTGGAGGAAATGACATGGAGGAAATCGAACGGTCGTTGCAGCTCATGTGGCAAGTTGTCATTCCCAAACTAGGACAAAAT GTAGTTGCAGCCAGGCAATCGGCAGCTATCATAACAGCTATGGTGTCTGCATGGTCCTTTGTCCTTACAACTATGGACGGGTTGAAACTTAATTCCAAAGATTGGCAAGA ATCAATATCATATTTATCAAGTCTTCTGGACAAGGATGACCGTTCTGTACGCATTGCTGCTGGTGAAGCTCTGGCGTTGCTTTTTGAGATAGGCAGATTGGAGAAGTTTTCTGCTGAAGCTAGAGGATCAACTGATGGCTCTGCCCTAGAGGGAAGTAAACAGCGGGACTGGTTTATACATATACAGGGACTGAAGggaaaaattttgaatcaagTGAAAGGCCTCTCGATGGAAGCCGGTGGTAAGGGTTCTGCTAAGAGAGATCTCAACTCCCAGCGGAATACATTTCGAGATATCTTGGAGTTTTTTGAG GATGGTTATTGTCCTGAAACTTCGATTAAGATTGGAGGAGATCTGTTGCAGACTTCAACATGGACTCAACTGATTCAG CTGAACTTCTTAAAGCACATTCTTGGAGGAGGGTTTGTTAAGCACATGCAG GAGAATGTATTCCTTCATGATGTCTTTGGGTTCACTCCGAAGAAAAAATTTCTCTTGGACAGTGAGCATCGAATATCGACCACCGAAAAG aggATGTTCAAGTCACCAAATTCAATTGCCAATAAGGCAAGGACTCAGCTAT